The following are encoded in a window of Telmatobacter sp. DSM 110680 genomic DNA:
- a CDS encoding molybdenum cofactor guanylyltransferase, with amino-acid sequence MNLPHSVLPATADAFVLAGGLSTRMGQDKALISLAGKPLIQHAIDILRHAGLDPRIAGARSDFSSFAPILRDDPSGSGTGPLSGICTALASGTAELAVFLPVDLPLLPSRLVAYLLRHADITQSAVTLLSASSFVQTFPVVIRREALPLLQASLHSDDRNCLKAFREASRILSKPFTVLPVELLLQSGQIPHSDDFPPAVWFLNLNSSRELNRAETLLAGKQLQVS; translated from the coding sequence TTGAACCTGCCGCACTCTGTCTTGCCGGCGACCGCCGACGCATTCGTACTCGCCGGCGGTCTCTCCACCCGCATGGGTCAGGACAAAGCTCTAATATCACTGGCGGGCAAGCCACTGATCCAGCACGCCATTGATATCCTCCGCCACGCCGGTCTCGATCCCCGCATTGCCGGTGCCCGCTCCGACTTCTCATCCTTCGCACCAATCCTTCGCGATGATCCATCCGGTTCCGGTACAGGCCCCCTGTCCGGTATCTGTACGGCTCTGGCTTCCGGGACCGCAGAGCTTGCCGTATTCCTCCCAGTAGACCTGCCCCTCTTGCCTTCCAGGCTCGTCGCCTATCTTCTCCGTCACGCCGACATCACCCAGTCAGCCGTCACGCTGCTCTCCGCTTCCTCCTTTGTTCAGACATTTCCTGTCGTTATTCGCAGGGAAGCTCTACCGCTGCTCCAAGCCAGCCTCCATTCTGACGACCGCAACTGCCTGAAAGCCTTCCGAGAGGCGTCCAGGATCCTGTCGAAACCATTCACCGTTTTGCCCGTAGAGCTACTGCTTCAATCTGGTCAAATTCCTCACTCAGATGACTTTCCCCCCGCCGTCTGGTTCCTCAATCTAAACTCCTCTCGGGAGCTCAACCGCGCCGAAACCCTACTCGCTGGAAAGCAACTTCAAGTAAGCTGA
- a CDS encoding dipeptidase, whose protein sequence is MSSPAVDFATQNHPRFLNELKDLLRIPSISTLPEHKDDCRRAAEFLASELKRIGMENVRLIDTSGHPLVYGDWLHAGGKPTVLIYGHYDVQPTDPIDEWLSPPFEPAERNGNIYARGAVDDKGQVWMQVKALEALLASNKSLPLNVRVIFEGEEEVGGEGIAEYVASKPANLKSDFALVSDTELFAPGLPTLCVGLRGMIYTELEVRGAKTDLHSGMYGGAAPNPFTAIAQIIARLKDDNGHILIPGFYDDIIPPSSEELAAWKSLPFDEEHYRISEVGSRQLVGEDGYSVLERTWARPTLDVHGIPGGFIGAGAKTVIPAKAVAKVSMRLVPGMTPAKAFAQYKSYVEKIAPAGVDVEVRLIHSGDPCLIPVNNKYIQAATHALHEVWGKDTVFIRSGGSIPIVGDFDRHLGLPSVMMGFGLPDDNIHAPNEKFSLQNFELGIRSLIRFLEEAGR, encoded by the coding sequence ATGTCTTCGCCCGCCGTAGATTTCGCCACACAGAATCACCCCCGCTTTTTGAACGAATTGAAAGACCTGCTTCGCATTCCCTCTATCTCCACACTTCCCGAGCACAAAGACGATTGCCGTCGCGCCGCCGAGTTCCTCGCTTCTGAACTCAAGCGCATCGGCATGGAGAACGTCCGTCTCATCGATACCTCCGGCCACCCGCTCGTCTACGGAGACTGGCTCCACGCAGGCGGGAAGCCCACAGTCCTCATCTACGGCCATTACGACGTCCAGCCCACCGACCCCATCGACGAATGGCTCTCGCCTCCCTTCGAGCCCGCTGAGCGTAACGGCAACATCTACGCCCGCGGAGCCGTCGATGATAAGGGCCAGGTGTGGATGCAGGTCAAAGCCCTCGAAGCCTTGCTCGCTTCAAACAAGTCTCTCCCCCTTAATGTCCGTGTCATCTTCGAAGGTGAAGAAGAAGTAGGAGGGGAGGGAATCGCGGAGTATGTAGCCTCCAAGCCCGCCAATCTCAAGTCTGACTTCGCCCTCGTCTCCGACACGGAGCTATTCGCCCCTGGGCTGCCTACACTCTGCGTTGGCCTGCGCGGCATGATCTACACCGAGCTCGAAGTCCGCGGTGCCAAGACCGATCTCCACTCCGGTATGTATGGCGGCGCAGCGCCCAATCCTTTCACGGCTATCGCACAAATCATTGCCCGTCTCAAAGACGACAACGGCCACATCCTCATTCCCGGGTTCTACGACGACATAATTCCGCCCAGTTCCGAAGAACTCGCTGCGTGGAAGAGCCTGCCTTTTGACGAAGAGCATTACCGCATCTCTGAAGTGGGTTCACGCCAGCTCGTCGGCGAAGATGGCTACAGCGTTCTCGAGCGCACCTGGGCTCGTCCAACGCTCGACGTTCACGGCATCCCCGGCGGCTTTATCGGGGCAGGCGCTAAGACCGTCATCCCAGCCAAGGCCGTTGCCAAAGTCTCCATGCGCCTTGTCCCCGGTATGACTCCCGCCAAGGCCTTCGCCCAATACAAAAGCTACGTCGAAAAGATCGCCCCCGCAGGCGTCGACGTCGAAGTTCGCCTCATCCACTCTGGAGACCCCTGTCTCATCCCGGTCAACAACAAATACATTCAGGCCGCAACGCACGCACTGCATGAAGTCTGGGGCAAAGACACAGTGTTCATCCGCTCCGGCGGTTCCATTCCCATCGTTGGCGATTTCGATCGCCACCTCGGTCTGCCCAGCGTAATGATGGGTTTCGGTCTCCCCGACGACAACATCCACGCCCCGAACGAGAAATTCAGCCTTCAAAACTTTGAGCTGGGAATTCGTTCGTTAATCCGATTCTTGGAGGAGGCAGGCCGTTGA
- a CDS encoding rhodanese-like domain-containing protein: MLEYEISPSEAQALLSENKTRLIDVREPWEYSTAHIDPSTAMPMGDVPARAHQELDPEEHITVLCHHGQRSLNVTAWLRNQGFENVQSLRGGIDAWSAEIDPKVPRY, from the coding sequence ATGCTCGAATACGAAATCTCTCCAAGCGAAGCCCAGGCTCTTCTCAGCGAAAACAAGACCCGCCTCATCGATGTCCGCGAGCCATGGGAATACTCCACGGCCCACATCGACCCGAGCACCGCCATGCCGATGGGAGACGTTCCGGCCCGCGCTCATCAGGAACTCGATCCCGAAGAGCACATCACGGTTCTATGCCATCATGGACAGCGTTCTCTCAACGTCACCGCATGGCTCCGCAACCAGGGCTTTGAAAACGTCCAATCCCTGCGAGGCGGCATCGATGCGTGGTCGGCGGAAATCGATCCGAAGGTTCCGCGCTACTAA
- a CDS encoding ABC-F family ATP-binding cassette domain-containing protein codes for MPPILNAQSITKQFGAKPLFKDISFTVDDGSRIGLIGPNGAGKSTLLAILAGAVEPDAGELAVRKRARPAYVPQDSRFAVGLTVRQVLEDALGTAHVSEGEREGRLREISGRAGFQDLVAEAASLSGGWRKRLAIVEALVSHPEVLLLDEPTNHLDLAGIEWLEELLAAANFAVVTVSHDRYFLEATSSEIIELNRVYAEGLFRVKGNFSRFLEEREAYLESQSRQQESLRNRVRTEIEWLRRGPKARTTKSKARIDSANEMIGQLAAMDSRTTVNSAGIDFEATQRKTKRLVEFSDVACDIGDRRLFSGLKFVLTAGSKVGLVGPNGSGKTTFLRLLRGELEPAEGSIRRADALRLVYFSQMRELDEELTLRRALAPEGDGLVYQGRNVHVASWAARFLFTGEQLNQPVRNLSGGERARVLIAKLMLEPADVLLLDEPTNDLDIPTLEILEENLLEFPGALVLVTHDRYLLNRVASTVLGLDGEGHIGKFADYGQWEQWLEEDRTGTREQEPGNKATEAAAPRNTSQKKKLSYMEAREFATIEKRVEESDERLAAARARVEDPDIASDAAALQAALAELDAAQDENDLLYARWAELTDKAV; via the coding sequence ATGCCGCCAATTTTGAATGCACAGTCGATCACGAAGCAGTTTGGGGCGAAGCCTCTTTTCAAGGACATTTCGTTCACCGTGGACGATGGGTCACGTATTGGGCTCATCGGGCCGAATGGCGCCGGAAAATCTACATTGCTGGCGATCCTGGCGGGAGCAGTTGAACCGGATGCAGGCGAACTGGCGGTAAGGAAGCGGGCACGGCCCGCCTATGTTCCGCAGGACTCGCGTTTTGCGGTCGGATTGACGGTGCGCCAGGTCCTGGAAGATGCACTCGGCACGGCGCACGTTAGCGAGGGCGAACGCGAGGGACGGTTGCGTGAGATTTCAGGGCGAGCCGGTTTTCAAGATCTGGTGGCAGAGGCGGCTTCGCTTTCAGGAGGGTGGCGCAAACGACTGGCAATCGTGGAGGCCCTAGTCAGTCATCCGGAGGTGCTGCTGCTGGATGAGCCGACAAATCATCTGGATCTGGCCGGGATTGAATGGCTGGAGGAGTTGCTGGCTGCCGCGAATTTTGCCGTGGTGACGGTGAGCCACGATCGCTATTTCCTTGAAGCAACATCGAGCGAAATCATCGAACTGAATCGGGTGTATGCAGAAGGCCTGTTTCGGGTGAAGGGAAATTTCAGCCGCTTCCTGGAGGAGCGCGAGGCGTATCTGGAATCGCAGAGCAGGCAGCAAGAGAGCTTGCGCAACCGCGTTCGGACGGAGATTGAGTGGCTGCGGCGGGGGCCCAAGGCCCGCACGACGAAATCGAAGGCGCGTATTGATTCGGCCAACGAGATGATTGGGCAACTGGCCGCGATGGATTCGCGGACCACGGTGAATTCGGCCGGCATTGATTTTGAAGCGACGCAGCGCAAAACCAAGCGGCTGGTGGAGTTCAGCGACGTGGCTTGCGACATTGGCGATCGCCGGCTTTTCAGCGGATTGAAATTCGTTCTTACGGCAGGGTCAAAGGTCGGGCTGGTGGGTCCTAATGGCAGTGGTAAGACCACTTTTCTTCGGCTCCTGCGCGGTGAGTTGGAACCGGCGGAAGGCAGCATTCGGAGGGCGGATGCGCTACGCCTCGTCTATTTCAGCCAGATGCGGGAGCTGGACGAGGAGCTTACGCTGAGGCGGGCACTGGCGCCGGAGGGGGATGGACTCGTTTACCAGGGGCGGAATGTGCATGTAGCGAGTTGGGCGGCGCGGTTTCTGTTTACGGGAGAACAGCTGAATCAACCAGTCAGGAACCTGAGCGGCGGCGAGCGTGCGCGGGTGCTGATTGCGAAGTTGATGCTGGAACCGGCGGACGTGCTGCTTCTGGACGAGCCAACGAACGATCTGGATATTCCGACGCTCGAGATTCTGGAGGAAAATCTACTGGAGTTTCCTGGAGCACTGGTGCTGGTGACGCATGATCGCTACCTGTTGAATCGCGTGGCGTCGACGGTGCTGGGGCTTGATGGTGAGGGACATATCGGGAAGTTCGCGGATTACGGACAGTGGGAGCAATGGCTGGAAGAAGACAGAACAGGGACCAGGGAACAGGAACCTGGAAACAAAGCGACAGAAGCCGCCGCGCCCCGAAATACCTCGCAGAAGAAAAAGCTCTCGTATATGGAGGCGCGGGAGTTTGCCACAATTGAGAAGCGGGTGGAGGAGAGCGATGAGCGGCTGGCGGCGGCCCGGGCGCGAGTCGAGGATCCGGATATCGCTTCGGATGCAGCGGCGCTGCAGGCCGCCTTGGCCGAGCTGGACGCTGCGCAGGATGAAAACGACTTGCTCTATGCGCGTTGGGCCGAATTGACGGACAAGGCAGTCTAA
- a CDS encoding sigma-54 dependent transcriptional regulator, with translation MKVLIVEDEPHALMGLAELISGWGYQTETARDGVEGWEKSLSWNPAIVVTDLKMPRMDGLGLLTKLAENGNSNVAVVLLTAQGSIQLAVDAMKLGAYDFLQKPVDAARLRSILTNATRQRATEIELEVTRRQLRNTGILGTMVGSSKAMREIFALIEQIAPSNVSVLITGESGTGKEMVARTLHDLSPRKGRPFLAVNCAAIPETLIESEIFGHEKGAFTGAVERRAGCFELATGGTLLLDELGEMPIGTQAKLLRVLEERKLRRLGARSEQDVDVRVLAATNRDPQDAVTHGHLRADLFYRLNVFHIHMPPLREHMEDLQVMAEAMVREMNQKHTRHVSGLSDQILDRLLAYDWPGNARELRNTIERAVILCPDGTPLDASHLPRTFGTPQLPVPARATDANVVPVRVGTTVDEAERMLILRTLESTGQNKTRAAEILGVSLKTLHNKLKEYSHSREDQPV, from the coding sequence GTGAAGGTCTTAATTGTCGAGGACGAACCTCATGCCCTGATGGGGCTTGCGGAATTGATTTCCGGCTGGGGTTACCAGACGGAGACGGCTCGCGATGGCGTTGAAGGATGGGAGAAGTCTCTTTCCTGGAATCCGGCGATTGTGGTGACAGATCTGAAGATGCCGCGAATGGACGGCCTCGGGCTGCTGACCAAGCTAGCCGAAAACGGAAACTCAAATGTGGCCGTTGTGCTGCTGACTGCGCAGGGATCGATTCAGTTGGCAGTGGATGCAATGAAGTTGGGCGCGTATGACTTTCTCCAGAAGCCGGTAGACGCTGCGCGGTTGAGATCGATCCTGACGAATGCGACGCGGCAACGGGCCACGGAGATTGAGCTGGAGGTTACGCGCAGGCAGTTGAGGAATACAGGCATATTAGGAACGATGGTGGGCAGTTCGAAGGCCATGCGCGAGATATTCGCACTGATCGAACAGATTGCGCCGTCGAATGTATCGGTTCTGATCACGGGCGAAAGCGGCACTGGCAAAGAGATGGTGGCACGGACGCTGCACGATCTGAGCCCGCGCAAGGGACGACCCTTTCTCGCGGTAAATTGTGCAGCGATTCCTGAAACGCTGATTGAGAGCGAGATCTTCGGTCATGAAAAGGGTGCGTTTACGGGTGCGGTGGAACGGCGGGCCGGGTGTTTTGAACTCGCCACAGGTGGAACGCTGCTGCTGGATGAGTTGGGCGAGATGCCGATTGGCACCCAGGCCAAGCTGCTGCGCGTGCTGGAAGAGCGGAAACTGCGCAGGTTGGGAGCTCGCAGCGAGCAGGATGTGGATGTGCGCGTTCTGGCGGCGACCAATCGCGATCCACAGGACGCAGTGACGCATGGGCATTTGCGAGCGGATTTGTTTTATCGATTGAATGTTTTTCACATTCATATGCCGCCCCTTCGCGAGCACATGGAAGATTTACAGGTAATGGCCGAAGCCATGGTGCGGGAGATGAATCAGAAGCACACGCGGCACGTCTCCGGATTATCAGATCAGATTCTGGACCGCCTGCTGGCTTACGACTGGCCGGGGAATGCGCGTGAACTTCGTAATACGATTGAGCGCGCGGTGATCCTGTGTCCTGATGGAACTCCGCTGGATGCATCGCATCTGCCGCGGACATTTGGTACCCCGCAACTGCCGGTGCCAGCCCGTGCAACCGACGCGAATGTTGTGCCGGTGCGCGTGGGAACGACAGTAGATGAGGCGGAGCGCATGCTGATTTTGCGGACGCTTGAATCGACGGGTCAGAATAAAACGCGTGCTGCCGAGATTCTGGGCGTGAGTCTGAAGACGTTGCATAACAAGCTGAAGGAATACAGCCATTCGCGGGAAGATCAACCAGTCTGA
- a CDS encoding ATP-binding protein, with amino-acid sequence MRLKTKLVLAITGLVFLIAGLLSLVYVSHLVDAAIQQSYDSNRMIANQVSDALQSALQASLKDQTVDPNDKNKLRELVQAAIQDSEALRATLDSANKYSATEYDVNIVDTQSRILLSTFPDNDGKVLLWRPDYRALQAADPISKMREIYGPAKVFDIVVPLENNGQPFLSVHVGVRTTLLQAAYEPSLKEAVTLMAFAAGTALIAAFLLSNLALRPMEEINIQLDYWNPTLAESVPEGGELPRLDTAERVSTKIEKIGQRMRNVEEVFSALKENLDQILGNLQDGILLFTGDGRAVLVSEAAQRFLHLESDNILGLQAREIFDNSTVLGRTLREAFDAGVTLVQEEVQTETGRRIQASVDFIYDDHTRMGLGALVTLHDLESVEQIESELELSRRMAAIGRLTAGVGHEVKNPINAIVVHLELLKNKLGADHAPAQRHLEVIDAEIHRLDRVVQTLADFSRPVEVHLREQDLRTVIGDVLALADEELSTRNVKLEGRLPDHPLMVNVDADLLKQAAINVILNGAQAMPEGGSLRVTVEEDRKMAVVRIADEGTGIPAEIREKIFDLYFTTKSGGSGIGLAMTYRILQLHHGSVDVQSKVGRGTEFSLRIPLAATEWGRRHLQPAIVEETKGLEK; translated from the coding sequence ATGCGATTAAAGACAAAACTCGTTCTGGCAATTACCGGGCTGGTGTTTTTGATCGCGGGCTTGTTGTCGCTGGTGTATGTCAGCCACCTGGTGGACGCGGCAATTCAGCAATCGTACGATTCGAACCGCATGATTGCCAACCAGGTGAGCGATGCCCTGCAGAGTGCGCTGCAGGCTAGCCTGAAAGATCAGACGGTCGACCCCAACGATAAAAACAAACTGCGGGAATTGGTTCAAGCCGCCATCCAGGACAGCGAAGCCTTGCGTGCCACTCTCGACTCGGCCAACAAGTACTCCGCGACTGAGTATGACGTAAACATTGTCGACACGCAGTCACGCATCCTGTTAAGCACATTTCCTGATAACGATGGCAAAGTGCTTCTGTGGCGGCCTGACTATCGTGCCTTGCAGGCGGCCGATCCGATCTCAAAAATGCGCGAGATCTACGGTCCGGCTAAGGTCTTTGACATTGTGGTTCCGCTGGAAAACAATGGCCAACCTTTCCTTAGCGTTCATGTGGGGGTGCGCACGACGCTGCTTCAGGCGGCCTATGAACCTTCGTTGAAGGAAGCCGTCACGCTGATGGCGTTCGCAGCGGGAACAGCGCTGATTGCTGCATTTCTGCTGAGCAACCTGGCGCTGCGGCCGATGGAAGAGATCAACATTCAACTTGACTACTGGAATCCCACGCTGGCAGAGAGCGTTCCTGAAGGAGGCGAGTTGCCCAGGCTCGACACTGCCGAGAGGGTATCAACAAAGATTGAAAAGATCGGCCAGCGCATGCGGAATGTAGAGGAGGTTTTCTCTGCCCTTAAAGAGAATCTCGATCAGATCCTTGGAAACCTGCAGGATGGCATTTTACTGTTCACCGGGGATGGACGAGCGGTACTGGTATCCGAGGCGGCACAGCGATTTTTGCATTTGGAGAGTGACAACATTCTTGGTTTGCAGGCGCGCGAGATCTTCGATAATTCTACGGTGCTGGGAAGAACGCTCCGCGAGGCTTTCGATGCAGGAGTGACGCTGGTACAGGAAGAGGTCCAGACCGAAACAGGCCGTCGCATCCAGGCTTCGGTGGACTTTATCTATGACGATCACACGCGGATGGGTCTTGGCGCGCTGGTAACTCTGCATGATCTTGAATCGGTGGAACAGATTGAGTCGGAGCTCGAGCTTTCGCGGCGCATGGCGGCAATTGGCAGATTGACGGCGGGTGTAGGTCATGAAGTCAAGAATCCAATCAACGCAATCGTGGTTCATCTTGAGCTGCTGAAGAACAAGTTGGGCGCGGATCACGCACCGGCACAGCGGCATCTGGAAGTGATCGACGCGGAGATTCACCGGCTGGACCGCGTGGTGCAGACACTGGCGGACTTCTCGAGACCGGTGGAAGTGCACTTGCGAGAACAGGATTTACGCACCGTGATCGGGGACGTGCTGGCGCTGGCCGACGAAGAGCTTTCCACGCGAAATGTGAAGCTGGAGGGCCGGCTTCCCGACCATCCGCTGATGGTGAACGTGGATGCGGACCTGCTGAAGCAGGCTGCGATCAATGTCATATTGAATGGGGCGCAGGCCATGCCCGAAGGCGGCTCTCTCCGCGTCACTGTGGAGGAAGATCGCAAAATGGCGGTGGTGAGAATCGCCGATGAGGGAACGGGAATTCCAGCGGAGATTCGGGAGAAGATCTTCGATCTTTATTTCACAACGAAGAGCGGCGGAAGCGGTATCGGACTAGCAATGACATACCGCATTTTGCAGTTGCACCATGGGAGCGTCGACGTACAATCGAAGGTAGGCCGTGGCACGGAATTCTCTCTGCGCATTCCACTCGCCGCTACGGAATGGGGACGCCGGCATCTGCAACCGGCAATTGTGGAAGAAACAAAGGGGTTGGAGAAATGA
- a CDS encoding NAD(+)/NADH kinase: MTCVAIVSKPRKPELAQLLPELIDWLRKHDYNPLLDCEGAGYTDAAPAVDRADMPAHKPHLVIVLGGDGTLLSVARIFAATGTPILSVNLGSLGFLTEVRLADLYTTLESWCENCHTLDPRAMLHSEVVRDGSPVKVFEALNEVVVSKGDIARMGEFAVELDGKKVARFRADGVIVSTPTGSTAYTLAANGPILTPDVDALVVTPICPHLLTLRPIVVRGDASLTVRVEGVPTQCLLTVDGQTGFELHLGDEVRCIRSEYTVNLVRLSESGFFDALRNKLSWGER, encoded by the coding sequence ATGACTTGCGTCGCAATTGTCAGTAAGCCGCGAAAGCCGGAGCTCGCTCAGCTGTTGCCCGAACTGATCGACTGGCTCCGCAAACACGATTACAACCCGTTGCTCGATTGTGAAGGCGCAGGTTACACGGATGCCGCTCCAGCGGTCGATCGCGCTGACATGCCCGCGCACAAGCCGCATCTGGTCATCGTGCTCGGTGGCGATGGCACGCTACTCTCCGTGGCGCGCATCTTTGCGGCAACCGGCACACCGATCCTCAGCGTGAATCTAGGCTCCCTTGGATTCCTCACCGAGGTACGCCTTGCTGACCTCTACACCACGCTCGAAAGCTGGTGCGAGAATTGCCACACGCTCGATCCTCGTGCCATGCTTCACTCGGAAGTCGTGCGCGATGGTTCGCCTGTCAAAGTATTTGAAGCGTTGAACGAAGTCGTCGTTTCCAAAGGCGACATCGCGCGCATGGGCGAGTTCGCCGTGGAACTCGACGGCAAGAAGGTAGCCCGCTTCCGCGCCGACGGCGTCATTGTCTCCACGCCCACCGGATCCACAGCCTACACGCTCGCCGCCAACGGCCCCATTCTCACGCCGGATGTCGACGCACTTGTTGTCACGCCGATCTGCCCGCATTTGCTCACGCTGCGTCCTATCGTAGTGCGCGGAGATGCCAGTCTTACCGTTCGCGTCGAAGGAGTTCCCACGCAGTGCCTCCTGACAGTCGACGGCCAGACCGGGTTTGAGCTTCACTTGGGAGACGAAGTCCGCTGCATTCGTTCTGAGTACACGGTGAACCTGGTCCGCCTCAGCGAAAGCGGATTCTTTGACGCACTTCGCAACAAGCTGAGCTGGGGCGAGCGTTGA
- a CDS encoding TlyA family RNA methyltransferase has product MGVNSKTRIDLLLVDRGLVQSRERARALILAGRVLVNEQKIDKPGASITSDSAIRLLGDDMPFVSRGGLKLQAALDHWKIEVAGRSCLDIGASTGGFTDCLLQRGAAHVTAVDTGFGQIAMKLRNDPRVRLVERTNARFLAPDALAEVGQPVLTLLVMDVSFISATLLFAPVFAAAPALTEAVILIKPQFEAGRGNVGKGGIVRDPEVHKLAIEKVRNAISDLGWQVAEVIPSPITGAEGNREFLLYVQSTTKEG; this is encoded by the coding sequence TTGGGCGTAAACTCCAAAACCCGCATCGATCTCCTCCTCGTAGATCGAGGCCTCGTCCAGAGTCGCGAACGCGCGCGCGCCCTCATCCTCGCCGGACGCGTTCTGGTCAACGAACAGAAGATCGACAAGCCTGGTGCCTCCATCACATCCGATTCCGCCATCCGCCTCCTCGGTGACGACATGCCCTTCGTCAGCCGCGGCGGCCTCAAACTTCAGGCTGCACTCGACCATTGGAAAATCGAAGTAGCCGGAAGATCCTGCCTCGATATCGGCGCCTCCACCGGCGGCTTCACGGACTGTCTTCTCCAGCGCGGCGCCGCACACGTCACCGCAGTCGACACTGGCTTCGGACAGATCGCAATGAAGCTCCGCAACGATCCACGCGTCCGACTTGTCGAGCGCACCAACGCACGCTTCCTCGCGCCTGACGCGCTCGCCGAAGTCGGCCAGCCCGTGCTCACCCTCCTCGTAATGGACGTCTCCTTCATCTCCGCGACACTTCTCTTCGCTCCCGTGTTTGCCGCAGCGCCCGCGCTCACTGAAGCCGTCATCCTCATCAAGCCTCAATTTGAGGCTGGCCGGGGCAACGTCGGAAAAGGCGGCATCGTTCGCGATCCCGAAGTTCACAAACTCGCCATCGAAAAAGTCAGAAACGCGATCTCCGATCTCGGCTGGCAAGTCGCAGAAGTTATCCCATCTCCCATCACCGGAGCCGAAGGCAACAGGGAATTTCTGCTTTACGTACAATCGACGACCAAAGAAGGTTGA
- a CDS encoding carboxypeptidase-like regulatory domain-containing protein, translating to MRIQNRFIVPLLVATLLPLSCLADVCVYKPPNVRHVAGIVVDSTGQAIPSVKIAISRRGESVATATTDASGRFRFDSLKQGDYELAATAVGFQSAHYKVLLNHPSLHWGRSLQIELAIGLPHCGGDIKVVKTK from the coding sequence ATGAGAATTCAGAATCGATTCATTGTGCCGCTGCTAGTTGCGACGCTGTTGCCACTGTCCTGCCTTGCTGACGTTTGTGTCTACAAGCCGCCGAATGTGCGTCACGTCGCCGGTATCGTCGTCGATTCGACAGGCCAAGCGATTCCTAGTGTCAAGATAGCGATAAGCCGACGCGGTGAGTCTGTCGCAACTGCAACGACTGACGCTTCCGGAAGATTCAGATTTGACTCGTTGAAACAGGGCGACTACGAACTGGCTGCAACAGCAGTTGGATTTCAAAGCGCCCACTACAAGGTTCTTCTCAACCATCCTTCATTGCATTGGGGTAGATCCCTGCAAATTGAACTCGCAATCGGGCTTCCGCATTGCGGTGGAGATATCAAGGTCGTTAAGACGAAATAG
- a CDS encoding energy transducer TonB encodes MLLFFLASILLSTAPAQVVAPMPTRVQVSSNVANTFLIHKQEPGCQKDSSGVKVTGTVVIEITIDTSGKAIHTHTLSGPKLLRPVAVTAVRKYRYKPYLLNGTPVEVVTPVSIQMHCRFHSGQA; translated from the coding sequence ATGCTCCTGTTCTTTCTCGCATCCATACTTCTGTCCACCGCTCCAGCGCAGGTGGTGGCTCCAATGCCCACTAGGGTGCAAGTCAGTTCCAATGTCGCGAACACGTTCCTTATTCACAAGCAGGAACCGGGTTGCCAAAAGGACTCATCAGGCGTGAAGGTCACTGGGACGGTAGTCATCGAGATCACAATCGACACGAGCGGCAAGGCGATCCACACTCACACTCTCTCAGGACCCAAGCTACTTCGACCTGTCGCCGTAACGGCGGTGCGCAAATACAGGTACAAACCGTATTTGTTAAACGGAACACCTGTTGAAGTCGTGACCCCAGTTTCCATCCAGATGCATTGCAGGTTTCATTCTGGACAAGCATAG